From the Exiguobacterium marinum DSM 16307 genome, the window TGGAAGTGTTTGAAGAAATTCACCGCCGTGGGGCAACAATTGTCATGGCGACACACAACCGTGACATCGTCGATAAGATTCGCCACCGTGTCATCGCGATTGAGAATGGAAGAGTCGTTCGCGATGAAGAGAAAGGAGCATATGGCTATGATGTTTAAGGCTGGATTGCGCCATTTGCGTGAAGGGTTCAAAGGAACGCTTCGAAATGGATGGATGTCGTTCGCGGCAATTAGTGCCGTGACGATCACCTTGTTACTTGTCGGTGTATTTGCACTCGTCATGTTCAATGTAAATGAAATCTCAGACAATGTAGAGAACGATGTCGAGATTCAAGTGTTCATCACCCGTACGGCGGATGAGAGCTCAGTCGAGAAACTCGGACAGAATATTGAACAGGTACCGGGTGTGTCGAAGGTTACGTTCAGTTCGAAAGAAGATGAATTGGCCAAGTTCCAAAACCAACTTGGGGACGATGCGGCTGCTTATGGCACGGTTGAAAAAGACAACCCGCTCCACGCCCGTTATATCGTCAAAGCCCAAGACCCAACAGAACTAGAGGAAGTTGCAAAATCGGTCGAATCATTCGATAACGTCGACGATGTGAAATACGGAAAAGACTACATTGATAAAATGTTCGCCTTCTTCAACGGGATTCGCATCGGTGGACTCGCGTTGATTGTCGGATTGACATTGATGGCGATGTTCTTGATCTCGAATACGATTAAAATGACCATTTTCTCACGTCGCCGCGAGATTGAGATCATGCGACTCGTCGGAGCGAAGAACAGCTTCATCCGCTGGCCATTTTTCATTGAAGGATTGGTTCTCGGAATGCTTGGGGCTCTTGTCCCGATTCTTGTCATTTATTTCGGATATGACGTCGCATATAGTGCTTTACAACCATCGCTTGATCAATTGAATAGTGATATATTTAAGTTGATTGATCCATCGACGCTCACAGTCCAAGTATCGCTTGTCTTACTTGCACTCGGTGCGTTCATCGGGATCTGGGGATCGACGACATCGCTCGGTCGTTTCTTGAAAATCTAACTTAAATAAGGAGGAGTTGGCGGATGAAACGTTCGCTTGCGCTAGGGTTGTGTGTATCATTACTTGCCATGCCTGTCATGGCGACAGAGAAAGACACGTTAAAAGCTCGACAAGATCGATTGTCCAATGAGTTGGAGGAATCGAAAAATGCGCAGGCTGAAACGGATGCCGAGCTTGAGGTCACAGAGGCAGAGCGTGATGCTGTAAAGACAGAAATTCACGTCGTCGATGATCGGTTGAATGATTTAAGCGAACAAATCGCGATTCAACAACACGAAGTCGACACGGCCCGTGGAGAGCTCGAGACGACCCGCCAACAACTTTCTGTTCAAGAAAAATACTTGGAAGACCAGAAGGAACTTTTAAACGAGCGCCTTCGTGTCTTGCAAGTACATGAAGATACGTCCTATCTACAAGTCATTTTTGAGTCCCGCTCTTTCGGCGATTTCGTGACACGGGTCATGACGGCCCGCACAATCGCTGAACAGGACCGGGAGCTCATACATAATTATATGAGTGAGATGGAACGCCTAGAGTCGCTTGAGTCGACGCAACGTACCCAACTCTCGTTCATCAAGCAAAAAGAGCGTGAGCTCGTCATCACGAAGCAAGACCTCGACCGTACAGCCGAGAAAAAGCGTGATCTGTTGGTCGAACTGAACGAACAAGTCGAGCAACTCGAACTTGAGAAGATGACACGCAGTGAAGAACAGGCCGTCATGGCCGAACAGAATCGAATCATCAGCGAACAGCTCGAAGCGATTGCGATTGCTGAGCGAGAAGCCGCTGAGGCGGCCGAACGTGCCAAACAGGAAGCTGAAAAGCGTGCTGCCGAAGAACGAGCAAGAGCCGAGGCGGAAGCGCGTGAGTCAGAATCGGAAGTGAAAGAGGCGCCTGAGGTGACGGTACCACCTGAAACACCGACGAACGTTTCAACGTCGAACGGATTCGTCCGCCCTGTGTCAGGATATGTGTCGAGCCCGTTTGGTCCTCGAAACAATCCTTTGACAGGTGTCTCGGAGATTCATAAGGGAATCGACCTCGTCAATGCTTCAGGGACACCGATTGTTGCGAGTGCACCAGGTGTCGTCATCAAAGCGGCACCGGCGACCGGATATGGGAATGTCGTGTTTGTTTCACATGTTATGAATGGAGAGGTTTGGACGACCGTCTACGCTCATCTGAATGCAATCACGGTCGGTGCCGGACAACAGGTAGCGGCAGGACAGACAGTCGGGACGCTCGGTAACACGGGTTGGTCGACCGGACCGCATCTCCATTTTGAGTTACATCGAGGGAAATGGGCGCCGGGACAGCCGAATGCGATTGACCCAGCCCCGTATATTGGCTATTAATTCAAGCGGACGCGTCCCAAATATGTGGAACGCGTCCGCTTTTCCTTTCGTTTTTGCTATACTAATGAAAAGACTTACAAAGAGAAATGAGGGACCAACCCGTGAAAAATTCAACCGCAGGACTACTCGCTGGCACAACGTTCGTGGCTGGGGCCGGTGCAGGCCTTGCGACGATGGCATTTACAGACACTTCTCTTCCGATTCAAACGAATGCGGAAGGCTGGGATAAAGTCGATCAAGTACGTGATTTGATTGAGGCGCATTCGTTACAAGACATCTCAGAAGATGACTTATTGACAGGCGCGCTCGACGGTATGACCGCAGCACTGAACGATCCGTACTCTGACTTCTTAGACGCAGAAGAAACATCACAATTTACCGACTCGATTGAATCGAGTTTTGAAGGAATTGGCGCAACTTTGGAGAAGAAAGGAGAAGACATCTTAATTGTCGCTCCAATCAAAGGCGCTCCGGCCGAAGAAGCAGGACTTCGCCCGGGCGACATCATCACAGCGGTCGACGGTGAGTCGATTGAGGGGATGGATGTACAGGAAGCCGTCCAGCTGATTCGAGGAGAGAAAGGGACGACGGTCACGCTGACGATTCGCCGTGGCAGTCAGACGGCGGACTATGAAATCACACGTGACACGATTCCGATTGAGACCGTGTTCTCTGAAGTGAAAGAAATAGATGGTAAAAAGATTGGCTACCTTCAAGTTACTCAATTTTCAGAACCGACAGCCGATGAGTTTCTCGAGCAACTCGAGCAACTTGAAGCAGACGACATCGATAGCTTGATCATCGACGTTCGTGGAAATCCGGGGGGTCTCTTACCTGCCGTCATCGAGATGTCTGAAGGGTTCGTCCCGACATCGAAACCGGTCGTCCAAATCGAAAATGCGGACGGGGACCGTGACGCTCAAAATGGTCGTGCCCGTGAAGCAAAACCGTATGACCTCTTCGTCTTGACGGATGAAGGCTCTGCTTCGGCATCCGAGATTTTGACAGGTGCGATGAAAGAAGGGGCCGGTGCGACAATCATTGGCACGAAGACGTTCGGGAAAGGTGTCGTGCAGACGGCGTTCGATTTAGAAGACGGCAGTAACTTGAAGTTGACGACGAGCAAATGGCTCACACCGGACGGGAACTGGATCAACAAAAAAGGGATCGAGCCGGACATCGAAGTGAAGCAACCGGATTTCTTCAATGTAACCCGCGTGCTAACAGAAGAAGAGTCATTAAAAGTCGGGGACTATGGCGACTCCGTGTCGAACTTGCACAATATTTTAACTGGAATCGGCTATGAGCCAGGCGGTCAACCCGGATATTACGGCGATACGATGGCAGAGGCCGTAAAAGCGTTCCAGGCAGACCAAAATCTCACGGCTTCAGGTACAGTCGATGAAGAGACAGCCTCGGCACTCGAATCGAAGCTACTCGAGGCGATTCAAGATGAGGAAAACGATGCTCAACTGAATCGAGCGCTAGAAGAAGCCGCAAAATAACGTTGTATGAAAGAAAGGGTTGGACCGCGTGGAAGTTGTACGAATGAGTGTTACGGCTTTATTGACGTTGTTAGGTAGTCCACTGTTTTGGGTGACGCTCGTCGCCCTTACGTACATATCAATGACCCGAGTCAAACGGGAACGGGCCATGTTTCGTTCGAGACGCCGCTCACCAAAGTCGGAATGGAAGCATTTCATCTGGCCGAGTCTCCTGCTGGCGGTCCTCTCATCAACCGCAACGATTTTACTGGAGACGACCATCACATTTGAATGGGCAGTTTCGTTTACAATTCTTTACACGCTTGTCGTCTTGGCGATGCATCCGCGATTCTTTAACCCAGTGTTGCCGCTCCTCATTATATTCGGTGTCGTCATGTTACGTGATATTGTCGCATATGGGGCATTCAGTGATTGGGTGAGAGAGCTTGCCCGAGTCGATTGGACGGTCTATGCATTGACGTTCGGGCTCGTCACACTCGCGGAAGCGATTCTCCTACGATGGGATGGACCAAAAGAGACGTCACCGACACTAATCTTGTCCAAACGTGGGCAGTTCATCGGAGGACACGTCGTCAAACGGGTTTGGTTTTTCCCGCTCGTTGTCTTTTTACCGCCGATGTTCGGTCTTGATTTGCCGATGATCCCAATCATTCTGCCGATTCCGATTGGGGTCAGTTTACTGTCGACCGGTGCCTTGCCGGGGACACTTCTCGCACGGTTGAGTAACTATCGTGCGATGCTCGCATTGATCGCCCTTATTTTGTTCGGTATATCCTATACGTGGGAGATTCCGTATATCGACTATGTATTGATTACACTATTCGTTCTCTATGAACTCGGATTACAGTGGATCAAACGAGAAAATCGTGGCACGACACCTGTCTTTATCAATGGCAATCGCGGGGCGGTCATCGTTGACACGCTCCCGAATTCACCGGGGGAAGCGATGCAACTCATCCCGGGTGAATCCATCTACAAAGTCAATGGAACAGTCATCACGGGAGGACATAGTTTCTATGAGGCGCTCCAGCAACATAAACCTTATATTAAGCTCGAAGTGTTGAACTTGAACGGTGATATCCGATTCGTTCAACGGGCGATGTATGAGACCGATCCGCATGAACTTGGCATCTTGTTCGTCGGGGAACCGACGAGTCCGCGTGTCCGTCTTCGCAAACTGTGAGAGTATCCGTCAAGGGTACTCTTTTTTGTACTGAAAAAGGGCACCCTTGGGGATGCCCTTTTTTCTTATACGTCAAGTTTTGATGGTTTAAATGCTGTTGTTGCTTCGACAGCGTGTTGCCAACCTTTGTAGAGTGCCTCGCGGTGAGATTCGTCCATGTTCGGCTCGAATTTCTTGTCGAGTTTCCACTGCTCTTTGACTTCAGCTTGGTCTTTCCAGAATCCAACGGCAAGACCTGCCAAGTAGGCAGCACCGAGTGCAGTCGTTTCGCTCACTTCAGGACGTTCGACTGGAACGTCGAGAATGTCT encodes:
- the ftsX gene encoding permease-like cell division protein FtsX; the protein is MMFKAGLRHLREGFKGTLRNGWMSFAAISAVTITLLLVGVFALVMFNVNEISDNVENDVEIQVFITRTADESSVEKLGQNIEQVPGVSKVTFSSKEDELAKFQNQLGDDAAAYGTVEKDNPLHARYIVKAQDPTELEEVAKSVESFDNVDDVKYGKDYIDKMFAFFNGIRIGGLALIVGLTLMAMFLISNTIKMTIFSRRREIEIMRLVGAKNSFIRWPFFIEGLVLGMLGALVPILVIYFGYDVAYSALQPSLDQLNSDIFKLIDPSTLTVQVSLVLLALGAFIGIWGSTTSLGRFLKI
- a CDS encoding murein hydrolase activator EnvC family protein, whose amino-acid sequence is MKRSLALGLCVSLLAMPVMATEKDTLKARQDRLSNELEESKNAQAETDAELEVTEAERDAVKTEIHVVDDRLNDLSEQIAIQQHEVDTARGELETTRQQLSVQEKYLEDQKELLNERLRVLQVHEDTSYLQVIFESRSFGDFVTRVMTARTIAEQDRELIHNYMSEMERLESLESTQRTQLSFIKQKERELVITKQDLDRTAEKKRDLLVELNEQVEQLELEKMTRSEEQAVMAEQNRIISEQLEAIAIAEREAAEAAERAKQEAEKRAAEERARAEAEARESESEVKEAPEVTVPPETPTNVSTSNGFVRPVSGYVSSPFGPRNNPLTGVSEIHKGIDLVNASGTPIVASAPGVVIKAAPATGYGNVVFVSHVMNGEVWTTVYAHLNAITVGAGQQVAAGQTVGTLGNTGWSTGPHLHFELHRGKWAPGQPNAIDPAPYIGY
- a CDS encoding S41 family peptidase, whose amino-acid sequence is MKNSTAGLLAGTTFVAGAGAGLATMAFTDTSLPIQTNAEGWDKVDQVRDLIEAHSLQDISEDDLLTGALDGMTAALNDPYSDFLDAEETSQFTDSIESSFEGIGATLEKKGEDILIVAPIKGAPAEEAGLRPGDIITAVDGESIEGMDVQEAVQLIRGEKGTTVTLTIRRGSQTADYEITRDTIPIETVFSEVKEIDGKKIGYLQVTQFSEPTADEFLEQLEQLEADDIDSLIIDVRGNPGGLLPAVIEMSEGFVPTSKPVVQIENADGDRDAQNGRAREAKPYDLFVLTDEGSASASEILTGAMKEGAGATIIGTKTFGKGVVQTAFDLEDGSNLKLTTSKWLTPDGNWINKKGIEPDIEVKQPDFFNVTRVLTEEESLKVGDYGDSVSNLHNILTGIGYEPGGQPGYYGDTMAEAVKAFQADQNLTASGTVDEETASALESKLLEAIQDEENDAQLNRALEEAAK
- a CDS encoding PDZ domain-containing protein, with amino-acid sequence MSVTALLTLLGSPLFWVTLVALTYISMTRVKRERAMFRSRRRSPKSEWKHFIWPSLLLAVLSSTATILLETTITFEWAVSFTILYTLVVLAMHPRFFNPVLPLLIIFGVVMLRDIVAYGAFSDWVRELARVDWTVYALTFGLVTLAEAILLRWDGPKETSPTLILSKRGQFIGGHVVKRVWFFPLVVFLPPMFGLDLPMIPIILPIPIGVSLLSTGALPGTLLARLSNYRAMLALIALILFGISYTWEIPYIDYVLITLFVLYELGLQWIKRENRGTTPVFINGNRGAVIVDTLPNSPGEAMQLIPGESIYKVNGTVITGGHSFYEALQQHKPYIKLEVLNLNGDIRFVQRAMYETDPHELGILFVGEPTSPRVRLRKL